The following are encoded in a window of Choloepus didactylus isolate mChoDid1 chromosome 17, mChoDid1.pri, whole genome shotgun sequence genomic DNA:
- the LOC119511990 gene encoding small ubiquitin-related modifier 2-like, with amino-acid sequence MAKEKPKEGVKTENNDHANLKVAGQDGSVVQFKIKRHTPFSKLMKAYRERHSLSMRQIRFQFDRQPLNETDTPAQLEMEDEDTIDVFQQQTGGVY; translated from the coding sequence ATGGCCAAGGAAAAACCCAAGGAAGGAGTCAAGACTGAAAACAACGATCATGCTAATTTGAAGGTGGCGGGGCAGGATGGTTCTGTGGTGCAGTTTAAGATTAAGAGGCATACACCATTTAGTAAACTAATGAAAGCCTATCGTGAACGACACAGTTTGTCTATGAGGCAGATCAGATTCCAATTTGACAGGCAGCCACTCAATGAAACAGACACACCGGCACAGTTGGAAATGGAGGATGAAGATACAATTGATGTGTTCCAGCAGCAGACAGGTGGTGTCTATTAA